In Fusarium falciforme chromosome 10, complete sequence, a single genomic region encodes these proteins:
- a CDS encoding TauD domain-containing protein: MRPLTRRACHFYRTNACILRRSTRPNSLASSGFSTQGLRCHATVVSRTVPSLTLPCLEAPDLSHAQNLDHVGTISEQLERSGMLKVSLGFPDEDSDYLKRLLVSLHRHHGHQLPISHSATRGWFWDVCPSETNFQAKNHQARSETMNEFPWHTDCSYEDPPPRFFALQVLQHDRCGGGTLSVMNVDKLSELLSPEARSALLAQEYRITIPPEFIKDPEQKDIIGSVFVTSPNDQSTMIRFREDILTPLTDRASRALVELKEALLKEEVQAHSTVHLKSADLPKGSIILMDNRRWLHARNDIKDPERHLRRVRWDACPFQTVSV, translated from the coding sequence ATGCGTCCTCTTACACGCCGTGCCTGTCATTTCTATCGCACCAATGCCTGCATATTGAGGCGCAGTACCAGGCCCAACTCTCTCGCGTCATCTGGGTTCAGCACACAGGGTCTTCGCTGTCATGCCACTGTAGTATCCCGTACCGTGCCATCGCTTACGTTGCCCTGCCTGGAAGCTCCTGATCTGAGCCACGCTCAGAACCTCGACCATGTTGGTACCATTTCGGAACAACTAGAGCGAAGTGGTATGCTCAAAGTCAGTTTGGGGTTCCCAGATGAAGACAGCGACTATCTCAAACGACTACTAGTCAGTCTTCATCGCCACCACGGCCATCAACTCCCCATCTCTCACAGCGCCACTCGTGGCTGGTTCTGGGACGTCTGCCCTAGCGAGACCAACTTCCAAGCGAAGAATCACCAAGCAAGATCGGAAACCATGAACGAATTCCCCTGGCACACAGATTGCAGCTACGAGGACCCACCCCCAAGGTTCTTCGCGCTGCAGGTCCTTCAACACGACCGATGTGGAGGAGGTACTCTTTCAGTCATGAACGTCGACAAACTGAGCGAGCTTCTCTCCCCGGAGGCTCGATCAGCCCTACTGGCTCAAGAGTACCGCATCACCATTCCTCCCGAGTTCATCAAGGACCCGGAGCAGAAGGACATCATCGGCAGCGTGTTTGTCACAAGTCCGAACGACCAGTCAACAATGATTCGGTTCAGAGAGGATATCCTAACGCCCTTGACAGACCGGGCGTCTCGAGCACTGgtcgagctcaaggaggctctgctgaaggaggaggtccAGGCACACTCGACAGTGCATCTCAAATCTGCAGATCTACCAAAAGGATCCATTATTCTGATGGATAATCGCCGCTGGCTGCACGCACGGAATGATATCAAGGATCCAGAACGCCACCTGCGTCGGGTGCGGTGGGATGCATGTCCCTTTCAGACTGTCTCAGTTTAA